Within the Desulfobacterales bacterium genome, the region CCACCCGTGGCGGTCTTCGCGCGATGTCAAAGCTGATACGGTGCCTGAAGACCGGGCAACAGCCGGGGGTTATTACGCCGGATGGTCCGCAGGGCCCCAGATTCAAGGCCCGGCCCGGAATTGTGGTACTGGCCAGAAAAACGGGACTTCCGATTCTGCCCATGGCCTACAGCGCCCGAAAAATCAAGGTGTTTTCCAGCTGGGACCGCTTTATCGCTCCATACCCATTTACCACATGCCGCTTTGCCATGGGCAATCCGATCATCGTGCCGCCGGACGCCGATAAGGCGGAACAGGCCCGGTGCCTGAACCAGGTGGAACAGGAACTGTGCCGGATCACCTTTGATCTGGACCGGTCCTTCGGACACTGTATTGACTGAGGCATCGCGCCGAAAGAGTCATTCTGCTGCTCCGGGATTTTTTTGAATTCAAGCCGCACTGACACAGCTGCTTTACCCTTTTGCCTCAATTAAATTGCAACCGTCGAGGGATGATGACGAACATGCTGATACGAAAAATTAAGAGTCGCCACAGAATATTGATCAGAATGGTAAGCCACAGCTGGTCCAAACTCGTTATGGCCATGGTATGCATGATCATCGTGGCCGGGTCAACATCGGCAACGGCATTTCTGGTCAAGCCGGTCCTGGATGATATCTTTTTTAAAAAGAATTTGACCATGCTCAAGCTTGTTCCGTTTGTGATTGCCATTATGTATGTGATCCGCGGGGCGGGTATGTACGGGCAGGAATATTTTATGAGTTATGTGGGTGAGGATATCATCCGGAAATTGAGAAATAATCTTTACAGCCGCATCCAGGACCTGTCGCTGGCGTTTTTTTATAAGGAGAAAACCGGTGTTCTCATGTCCCGTATCACCAACGATGTCAATATCATCAAGCAGATGGTCGCCACGGCCGTTACCAGCTCTCTCAGAGATATATTTACCATTATCGGGTTGACGGGCGTTATTTTTTACAGGGATTGGAAAATGGCCCTGTGCGCTATCGTGGTTTTACCCGTCGCATTTTACCCGGTATACGTGTTTGGACGGCGGGTCCGCCGGGTGAGCACCGGATGCCAGGAATCCATGGCGAACCTGAGTTCTTTTTTGCATGAGACATTTGCCGGAAATAAGATCGTCAAGGCGTTTGGAATGGAGGATTATGAAAAACAGCGCTTTTATGACAGAACGTCAAATCTGTTTCAGCTTGAGATGAAAGCGGTTGTCGCCAAATCGATTTCATCTCCCATCATGGAGTGCCTTGGCGGAATCGGGATTTCGTTTATCATCTGGTACGGGGGATATAAGGTCATCAACGGCACATCCACCGCAGGAACTTTTTTTTCATTTATGACCGCGGTGCTGCTGCTCTATGATCCGGTAAAAAAGCTGAGCCATCTGAACAATTCGGTCCAGCAGGGCCTTGCCGCTACAGACCGGGTGTTTGATATTATTGAGAAAGAATCCGATATCAAGGAGTCTGAAACTCCGGTGATAATCACCCGCGGCCCGCATCGGGTCACTTACAGGGACGTATCGTTCCAATACGATGGGACTGACGATTCCATGGTGTTAAAGGGGCTGAATCTCGATGTGAAGCCCGGCGAAATCATCGCTCTGGTCGGTACGAGCGGCGGCGGGAAGACCTCTCTGGTCAATCTGCTTCCCCGATTTTATGATGTTTCGGGGGGCGGGATTTTTATCGATGGGATCGATATCCGGAACGCTTCCATTGCGTCCCTCCGGGACCAGATCGCCATGGTGACACAGGAGCCCATTTTGTTTAACGACTCGGTCGGCAGCAACATCGCCTACGGAAATCCGGATGCAACTGCCGCTCAGATCGAAAAGGCGGCAAAAGCCGCCTATGCCTACGATTTCATACAACATCTGCCTCAGAAATTTGATACCAGTATCGGAGAGCTGGGCAGCCGGCTCTCGGGAGGGGAAAAACAACGGATCTGTATTGCCCGGGCGCTGCTGAAAGATGCTCCTGTGTTGATCCTGGATGAAGCGACTTCCGCCCTGGACGCCGAATCCGAAATGCTGGTTCAAAAGGCCCTGGAAAATCTGATGAAGGGCCGGACCACCTTTGTCATTGCTCACCGGCTGGCCACCATCGGTTATGCGAACCGGATCATCGTGATCGTAGACGGACGGATCGTGGAAGAAGGCAGCCATGACCAGTTGCTGGCGCTGCGGGGGGAATACCACAAGCTTCACCAGATGCAGTTCTGCAACGGACAGTAAAGGCTCATGCGCATTATACGTTTATGAAGATTAATTCAATCATAGACCGATATATTTTCAAGGAGATGCTTTCTCCGTTTGCCATCAATTTGATATTTTTTTCATTTGTATTTCTGATGGCAAAG harbors:
- a CDS encoding lysophospholipid acyltransferase family protein is translated as MSKNKNHATLSEFKWKIVGIFGKLIIDLLFFTTKIEVFGVKKVRSIIRSRKFICVSWHSRLLLPSYLYQGQNGVLLVSQSKDGEIMARILQRQGHETIRGSSTRGGLRAMSKLIRCLKTGQQPGVITPDGPQGPRFKARPGIVVLARKTGLPILPMAYSARKIKVFSSWDRFIAPYPFTTCRFAMGNPIIVPPDADKAEQARCLNQVEQELCRITFDLDRSFGHCID
- the msbA gene encoding lipid A export permease/ATP-binding protein MsbA; the protein is MLIRKIKSRHRILIRMVSHSWSKLVMAMVCMIIVAGSTSATAFLVKPVLDDIFFKKNLTMLKLVPFVIAIMYVIRGAGMYGQEYFMSYVGEDIIRKLRNNLYSRIQDLSLAFFYKEKTGVLMSRITNDVNIIKQMVATAVTSSLRDIFTIIGLTGVIFYRDWKMALCAIVVLPVAFYPVYVFGRRVRRVSTGCQESMANLSSFLHETFAGNKIVKAFGMEDYEKQRFYDRTSNLFQLEMKAVVAKSISSPIMECLGGIGISFIIWYGGYKVINGTSTAGTFFSFMTAVLLLYDPVKKLSHLNNSVQQGLAATDRVFDIIEKESDIKESETPVIITRGPHRVTYRDVSFQYDGTDDSMVLKGLNLDVKPGEIIALVGTSGGGKTSLVNLLPRFYDVSGGGIFIDGIDIRNASIASLRDQIAMVTQEPILFNDSVGSNIAYGNPDATAAQIEKAAKAAYAYDFIQHLPQKFDTSIGELGSRLSGGEKQRICIARALLKDAPVLILDEATSALDAESEMLVQKALENLMKGRTTFVIAHRLATIGYANRIIVIVDGRIVEEGSHDQLLALRGEYHKLHQMQFCNGQ